A single region of the Kocuria rosea genome encodes:
- a CDS encoding RBBP9/YdeN family alpha/beta hydrolase: MSGPEPEVRRVVVVHGYDAAPDQHWFPWLRDRLAAEGVRTEVVELPEPSFPESGAWLAAVARAVGEPDPHTHLVGHSLGCITILRHLAGLPQPWTLGGLVLVAGFTGRLEAVPLLEEFLAEDVDVSAVRAGARRRLVLRSDNDPTVPAAATEALAARLDAPVRVVPRAGHFCGSDGVTRLPAVLEALVPRGG, from the coding sequence GTGAGCGGCCCGGAGCCGGAGGTCCGCCGGGTGGTGGTGGTGCACGGCTACGACGCCGCCCCCGACCAGCACTGGTTCCCGTGGCTGCGCGACCGGCTCGCCGCCGAGGGCGTGCGGACCGAGGTCGTGGAGCTGCCGGAGCCGTCCTTCCCGGAATCCGGGGCGTGGCTGGCCGCCGTGGCACGGGCGGTCGGCGAGCCGGACCCGCACACCCACCTGGTGGGCCACAGCCTGGGCTGCATCACCATCCTGCGCCACCTCGCCGGTCTGCCCCAGCCGTGGACGCTCGGCGGGCTGGTGCTCGTGGCCGGCTTCACGGGACGGCTCGAGGCCGTGCCGCTCCTCGAGGAGTTCCTCGCCGAGGACGTGGACGTCTCCGCCGTGCGCGCCGGCGCCCGGCGTCGTCTGGTGCTGCGCTCGGACAACGACCCGACCGTGCCGGCGGCCGCCACCGAGGCGCTCGCCGCGCGGCTCGACGCCCCCGTGCGGGTGGTGCCGCGGGCGGGGCACTTCTGCGGCTCCGACGGCGTCACCCGCCTTCCCGCGGTGCTCGAGGCCCTGGTGCCGCGCGGCGGCTGA
- a CDS encoding metallophosphoesterase, translating into MHTPRGAVAPALRTAAAVTAAGAGAAAGLGAWGVVVERRRFQLRTERLRLLPEGSAPLRILHLSDLHVWPGQRAVREFVHSLAALEPDLVVDTGDNLSHPGALPWLLEILEPLFRFPGAYVPGSNCYFAPRPKNPFRYLWRDTSGEGRDEAPRLPTQDMHDAFDAAGWTPLINRSARMEVAGLTLDLSGVDDPHLGYDRHPGFGDPATADLRLGVAHAPYLRTLDRFAADGAQLVLAGHTHGGQVCLPGGRALVSNCDLEPERCKGLITQGGVPVNVSAGLGTSRFAPIRLFCPPEAVLLTLTD; encoded by the coding sequence GTGCACACCCCCCGGGGCGCCGTCGCGCCCGCCCTGCGGACCGCCGCCGCCGTGACGGCGGCCGGTGCCGGGGCGGCGGCGGGCCTCGGCGCGTGGGGCGTCGTCGTCGAGCGCCGCCGGTTCCAGCTGCGCACGGAACGGCTCCGGCTGCTGCCGGAGGGCAGCGCGCCGCTGCGGATCCTGCACCTGTCGGACCTGCACGTCTGGCCGGGCCAGCGCGCCGTGCGGGAGTTCGTGCACTCGCTCGCGGCGCTGGAGCCGGACCTCGTGGTGGACACCGGGGACAACCTCTCCCACCCCGGGGCGCTGCCGTGGCTGCTGGAGATCCTGGAGCCGCTGTTCCGCTTCCCCGGGGCCTACGTCCCGGGGTCCAACTGCTACTTCGCGCCGCGGCCCAAGAACCCGTTCCGCTACCTGTGGCGGGACACCTCCGGGGAGGGCCGGGACGAGGCGCCCCGGCTGCCCACCCAGGACATGCACGACGCGTTCGACGCCGCGGGCTGGACGCCGCTGATCAACCGCTCCGCCCGGATGGAGGTCGCGGGCCTCACCCTGGACCTGTCCGGGGTGGACGACCCGCACCTGGGCTACGACCGGCACCCCGGCTTCGGTGACCCCGCGACGGCGGACCTGCGCCTCGGGGTGGCCCACGCCCCCTACCTGCGGACCCTGGACCGGTTCGCGGCGGACGGCGCGCAGCTGGTGCTGGCCGGGCACACGCACGGCGGGCAGGTCTGCCTGCCCGGTGGGCGGGCGCTGGTCAGCAACTGCGACCTCGAGCCGGAGCGCTGCAAGGGGCTCATCACCCAGGGCGGGGTGCCGGTCAACGTGTCGGCGGGCCTGGGGACGTCCCGCTTCGCCCCGATCCGGCTGTTCTGCCCGCCCGAGGCCGTGCTGCTGACGCTCACGGACTGA